The following are encoded together in the Phragmitibacter flavus genome:
- a CDS encoding TIM barrel protein, translating to MPSIESNRRSFLKAFAATAASSLLPGGAGLLAQEKKAGLKLSLAEWSLNKRIFKKAGAEPLDHLDFAKTAKSMGIDAVEYVSQCFDDKTAGADYLKEMKTRADGEGVKSLLIMVDREGNLGEPDEAKRQQTVENHLKWLDAAKFLGCHSIRVNAASNPKLTWEEQAKLAADGLHRLCVEGDKRGLFVVVENHGGLSSNGKWLTEVMKLADHARVGILPDFGNFYTDRAKGELYNPYLGLREFMPWVRGSMSAKAFDWDTGAGKFYTEDRREGRELTLDFERLIKIVVGAGYSGYVGIEYEGDKHPEEEGIKLTKQVLEELFAMVG from the coding sequence ATGCCATCCATTGAATCCAATCGTCGTTCGTTTCTTAAAGCCTTTGCTGCCACGGCGGCTTCCAGTCTTTTACCTGGAGGGGCGGGGTTGCTGGCTCAGGAGAAAAAGGCGGGGCTGAAGTTGTCTTTGGCGGAGTGGTCGCTGAATAAACGCATTTTTAAGAAGGCGGGAGCGGAGCCGTTGGATCATTTGGATTTTGCTAAAACGGCGAAGTCGATGGGGATCGATGCGGTGGAATATGTGAGCCAGTGTTTTGACGACAAGACAGCGGGGGCGGATTATTTGAAGGAGATGAAGACGCGGGCGGATGGCGAAGGCGTGAAGAGCTTGCTGATCATGGTGGACCGCGAGGGGAATCTTGGAGAACCGGATGAGGCGAAGCGCCAGCAGACCGTGGAGAACCATTTGAAGTGGCTGGATGCGGCGAAGTTTTTGGGATGTCACAGCATCCGGGTGAATGCGGCGAGCAATCCGAAGCTGACCTGGGAGGAACAGGCAAAGCTGGCGGCGGATGGGTTGCACCGGCTGTGCGTCGAGGGTGACAAGCGCGGGTTGTTTGTGGTGGTGGAAAACCACGGTGGGTTGTCGTCAAACGGCAAGTGGCTGACGGAGGTGATGAAACTCGCGGATCATGCGCGGGTGGGGATTTTGCCTGACTTTGGCAATTTTTATACCGATCGGGCGAAGGGCGAACTTTACAATCCTTATCTGGGATTGCGTGAGTTCATGCCGTGGGTAAGGGGCTCCATGAGCGCGAAGGCGTTTGATTGGGATACCGGCGCGGGCAAGTTTTACACGGAAGACCGTCGTGAAGGGCGTGAGTTGACGCTGGATTTTGAGAGGTTGATCAAGATTGTGGTGGGCGCGGGATACTCGGGTTATGTGGGGATCGAGTATGAAGGCGACAAGCACCCCGAGGAAGAGGGGATCAAGCTTACCAAGCAGGTGCTTGAGGAGTTGTTTGCGATGGTAGGGTGA
- a CDS encoding sulfatase family protein, with translation MLILRYLFLCSFLTGALHAATDKRPNILFIFADDWGRIASAYAKLDGPGTISDAVHTPNIDRIAASGVLFRRAFVSSPSCTPCRSALISGQHFWRTGRAAILRGAVWDGSNPAYPLMLRDAGYHIGKSYKVWGPGTAEVDPYGGRAHSYEKAGGKFNQFSQHVTRMVAAGKGLEEAKQTLYDEVSSNFDAFLSDRKKDQPFTFWFGPTNVHRKWIKGSGNALWNIDPETLKGKLPAFLPDVPEVREDVADYLGEIQALDAAVGLLLMKLEAIGELDNTLMVISGDHGPPGFPHGKCNLYDFGSAIPLIIAGPGVKGGRVVDDLTSLTDLAPTFLTLANVPVPEVMTGRNLLPLLQSTQSGQIDPARDAVFIGRERHVENARDGFLPYPQRAIRTADHLYVINFEPDRWPLGEPYRLDGPNPPSLEELTEDTRATIPDEDSGPTKAWLVGARHDPQWKPYYERAYGKRPRAELYHLKNDPHQTKNLAGDPAHAALESQLEKRLMDELKNTGDPRVIDNGKFFETPPMAGPTKDVEKRGGGKTPEDLRRGPSLNTVP, from the coding sequence ATGTTGATCCTCAGATACCTATTCCTTTGCAGCTTTCTGACCGGGGCACTGCATGCCGCCACCGACAAACGACCCAACATCCTGTTTATCTTCGCCGATGACTGGGGCCGTATTGCCAGCGCCTACGCTAAACTTGATGGACCGGGCACCATCAGCGATGCCGTTCATACGCCCAATATTGACCGCATCGCGGCATCGGGAGTTTTGTTTCGTCGTGCGTTTGTATCATCCCCAAGTTGCACGCCTTGTCGAAGCGCGTTGATTTCAGGTCAGCATTTCTGGCGCACTGGTCGCGCAGCGATTTTGCGCGGAGCCGTCTGGGACGGAAGCAATCCTGCCTATCCGCTGATGCTGCGTGACGCGGGATATCACATTGGCAAAAGCTACAAGGTTTGGGGCCCGGGAACAGCCGAAGTCGATCCCTACGGCGGTCGCGCGCACAGCTATGAAAAAGCGGGGGGCAAGTTCAACCAGTTTTCGCAGCACGTGACGCGGATGGTGGCCGCGGGAAAAGGTTTGGAAGAGGCTAAACAAACCCTTTACGATGAGGTCTCCAGCAACTTCGACGCTTTCTTAAGCGACCGCAAAAAGGATCAGCCCTTTACGTTTTGGTTCGGTCCCACCAATGTGCATCGCAAGTGGATCAAGGGTTCTGGCAACGCGCTGTGGAACATTGATCCAGAGACGCTCAAAGGCAAACTTCCCGCTTTCTTGCCTGATGTTCCCGAGGTGCGCGAAGATGTGGCCGATTATCTTGGCGAGATCCAGGCGCTTGATGCTGCGGTGGGGCTGTTGTTGATGAAACTTGAGGCGATTGGCGAGCTGGATAACACCTTGATGGTGATCTCCGGCGATCACGGACCTCCCGGATTTCCGCACGGCAAATGCAACCTTTACGACTTCGGCTCCGCCATTCCGCTGATCATCGCCGGACCCGGGGTCAAGGGTGGTCGGGTTGTTGATGATCTCACCAGCCTCACCGATCTCGCGCCAACCTTTCTCACGCTGGCCAATGTGCCGGTGCCGGAGGTGATGACCGGTCGTAATTTGCTGCCGTTGTTGCAATCGACCCAAAGCGGCCAAATTGATCCAGCCCGCGATGCGGTTTTTATTGGTCGGGAACGCCATGTCGAAAATGCCCGGGACGGTTTTCTTCCCTATCCCCAACGAGCCATCCGGACGGCGGATCATTTGTATGTGATCAATTTTGAACCCGACCGCTGGCCATTGGGCGAGCCCTACCGCCTTGATGGACCGAATCCGCCCTCCCTCGAAGAGCTTACTGAAGATACCCGTGCCACCATTCCCGATGAAGATTCCGGCCCAACGAAAGCCTGGTTGGTCGGTGCGCGTCACGATCCGCAATGGAAACCCTATTACGAACGGGCCTATGGCAAACGCCCGCGGGCAGAACTTTACCATCTGAAAAACGATCCGCATCAAACCAAGAACCTCGCGGGAGATCCAGCACACGCTGCTTTGGAAAGTCAGTTGGAGAAGCGGCTGATGGATGAGTTGAAGAATACCGGTGATCCACGGGTGATCGACAACGGCAAATTTTTCGAAACCCCTCCGATGGCGGGGCCCACCAAAGATGTGGAAAAACGCGGCGGCGGCAAAACGCCCGAAGACCTCCGTCGCGGCCCCAGTCTCAACACCGTTCCCTGA
- a CDS encoding arylsulfatase: MKRIVFLLSLLVSASLHAAESKPNIIFILADDLGYGDLGCYGQQRIKTPNLDRMAEEGMRFTSVYSGATVCAPSRSVLMTGKHTGNTRVRGNAGQNEPARQALRDEDVTVAEVLKDSGYYTGLIGKWGLGDVGGAESGLPRKQGFDEFYGYLNQRHAHNYYPTFLWRNETREKLRNTVPDETPEGAGKSDNKLDYTHDLFAEEALKFIKTHGENQKQPFFLYLALTTPHANNEAKQEGMEVPDFGDYAKEDWPDAQKGFAAMVSRLDRDVGRVLDRLKELGIDKNTLVIFSSDNGPHKEGGHIPAYFNSAGEFRGIKRDHTDGGIRVPTIAWWPGKVPGGKVSDAVWYFADALPTFGALASGKIPDGLDGLDVTPTLMGEAQPELAERFLYWEFHERGFVQASRWKNWKAIRPEPNAALTLYDLSKDVKEEVNVASENPEVVEAFESYLKTARTETADWPITAPKRGNKKN; the protein is encoded by the coding sequence ATGAAACGCATCGTCTTCCTTCTTTCGCTATTGGTCTCAGCGTCGCTGCATGCAGCGGAAAGCAAACCTAACATCATTTTTATTCTTGCCGATGACCTTGGTTATGGAGACCTGGGGTGTTATGGTCAGCAACGCATCAAGACGCCGAATCTTGATCGCATGGCGGAAGAGGGGATGCGGTTTACGAGTGTCTATTCTGGCGCGACCGTGTGCGCGCCTTCGCGTTCGGTTTTGATGACAGGCAAACACACGGGGAACACGCGGGTTCGTGGCAATGCCGGTCAGAACGAACCAGCAAGACAGGCATTGCGTGATGAGGATGTCACAGTGGCGGAGGTGTTGAAGGATTCTGGCTATTACACGGGCTTGATTGGCAAGTGGGGCCTTGGTGATGTCGGCGGGGCGGAGTCTGGATTGCCCAGGAAGCAAGGGTTTGATGAATTTTATGGATATTTAAATCAACGTCATGCGCACAACTACTATCCGACTTTTTTGTGGAGAAATGAGACGAGGGAGAAGTTACGCAACACGGTGCCGGATGAAACGCCTGAGGGGGCGGGCAAGTCAGACAACAAGCTGGATTACACGCATGATTTGTTTGCTGAAGAGGCGTTGAAGTTCATCAAGACTCACGGTGAGAACCAGAAGCAGCCATTCTTTCTTTATCTGGCTCTAACAACGCCTCATGCCAACAACGAAGCCAAACAAGAGGGGATGGAAGTCCCGGATTTTGGTGATTATGCAAAAGAGGATTGGCCCGATGCGCAGAAAGGTTTTGCTGCGATGGTTTCGAGATTGGATCGTGATGTGGGACGGGTGCTCGATCGGTTGAAGGAGCTCGGCATCGACAAAAACACCCTGGTGATTTTTAGCTCTGACAATGGCCCGCACAAAGAAGGTGGACACATTCCTGCTTACTTTAACTCGGCAGGTGAGTTCAGAGGAATCAAACGCGATCATACCGATGGCGGGATTCGCGTTCCGACGATTGCGTGGTGGCCAGGCAAGGTTCCTGGCGGAAAGGTCAGTGATGCGGTGTGGTATTTTGCAGATGCGCTACCGACGTTCGGCGCGCTTGCCAGCGGCAAGATACCGGATGGATTGGATGGTCTGGATGTCACACCGACTTTAATGGGGGAAGCGCAGCCGGAGTTGGCGGAGCGGTTCCTCTATTGGGAGTTCCATGAGCGGGGATTTGTGCAGGCGTCGCGTTGGAAAAACTGGAAGGCGATTCGCCCTGAGCCGAACGCGGCGTTGACGCTCTATGATTTGAGCAAGGATGTGAAGGAGGAGGTCAACGTGGCCTCTGAGAACCCAGAGGTGGTGGAGGCTTTCGAAAGCTATTTGAAGACGGCGCGCACGGAGACGGCGGACTGGCCGATTACAGCACCGAAACGAGGGAACAAGAAAAATTAG